Proteins encoded together in one Juglans regia cultivar Chandler chromosome 9, Walnut 2.0, whole genome shotgun sequence window:
- the LOC108986713 gene encoding cytochrome P450 71A6-like, translating to MQRYVLAMNPLVIYGVPFLLFVLLFLPKWLSITPPKNVPPSPPKLPLLGNLHQLGLYPHRSLSALAQRHGPLMLLHIGRRRALIASSADTAREIMKTHDFIFSNRPKLSISDRLLYDGKDVSTAPYGEYWRQLRSICVLQLLSNKRVQSFRAVREEAVAFFLEKIRDDQCCSLSLPVNLGEMFASLTNDIICRVAFGKKYNAGDQDGKKFGKLLGELMKLLGTFNVGDYIPWLTWVNRINGIDARVEKVYKEFDQFLDGILEQHKRQSRNGDGSTVLGEDRKDLVDVLLEIQKDNAAGRAPALDEESIKALILNMFAAGTDTTYTVLEWAMSELLRHPRVMKKLQDEVRGISQAKTSINEKDIEKMQYLKAVTKETLRLYPPFPLLVPRESTQDVEVKGYHIAAGTIAFINAWAIGRDPALWEEPEEFRPERFLNSSIDFRGHDFQLIPFGAGRRGCPGITFAMATNELVLANLVHKFDWALPGDACVEDLNMTQCIGLTVHRKVPLLAVASTPTYKSGK from the exons ATGCAGAGATACGTCCTTGCTATGAATCCCTTAGTTATCTATGGCGTTCCCTTTCTTCTATTTGTATTACTCTTTCTCCCCAAATGGCTCTCCATAACCCCTCCTAAAAACGTGCCGCCTTCACCGCCAAAGCTTCCACTCCTTGGGAACCTCCACCAACTAGGTTTGTATCCTCATCGCTCCCTTTCTGCACTGGCTCAACGCCATGGCCCGCTCATGCTGCTTCACATCGGCCGTCGGCGTGCGCTAATCGCGTCGTCTGCAGACACTGCTCGCGAGATCATGAAAACCCATGATTTCATCTTCTCCAACAGACCAAAACTAAGCATATCCGACAGACTTCTCTATGATGGTAAGGATGTGTCAACAGCTCCGTATGGGGAGTATTGGAGACAGCTGAGAAGCATTTGCGTGCTCCAGCTTTTAAGCAACAAGAGGGTTCAGTCTTTTCGAGCTGTAAGGGAAGAAGCAGTAGCCTTTTTCCTGGAGAAGATCAGAGATGATCAGTGCTGTTCGTTGTCATTGCCGGTAAATTTAGGCGAGATGTTTGCATCGCTAACCAATGATATCATTTGCAGAGTGGCTTTTGGGAAGAAGTATAATGCAGGTGATCAAGATGGGAAGAAGTTTGGAAAGTTGTTGGGAGAGCTTATGAAACTGTTGGGTACTTTCAATGTGGGGGACTACATTCCATGGCTTACATGGGTAAACCGCATCAATGGTATTGATGCTCGAGTGGAGAAAGTCTACAAAGAGTTTGATCAGTTTTTGGATGGCATACTTGAACAGCACAAAAGACAGAGCAGAAATGGGGACGGAAGTACTGTTCTAGGTGAAGATAGAAAAGATCTGGTGGACGTTTTGCTCGAGATTCAAAAGGACAACGCTGCTGGCCGTGCGCCCGCCTTGGACGAAGAAAGCATCAAAGCACTAAtcttg AATATGTTTGCTGCTGGAACTGATACTACTTACACAGTCCTAGAGTGGGCAATGTCAGAACTCTTAAGGCACCCTAGAGTCATGAAGAAACTGCAAGATGAGGTAAGGGGGATTTCCCAAGCAAAAACCAGCATAAACGAGAAAGACATAGAGAAAATGCAGTACTTGAAAGCAGTGACCAAAGAGACCCTTCGGTTATATCCTCCATTCCCATTATTAGTTCCCAGAGAATCAACCCAAGATGTTGAAGTAAAGGGCTATCACATTGCTGCTGGAACCATAGCTTTCATTAATGCATGGGCAATTGGAAGGGACCCTGCATTGTGGGAAGAACCTGAGGAGTTTCGACCCGAGAGGTTCTTGAATTCTTCTATAGATTTCAGAGGACATGATTTCCAACTGATCCCATTTGGAGCTGGAAGAAGGGGATGCCCAGGAATCACATTTGCCATGGCTACCAATGAGCTTGTGTTGGCCAATCTTGTGCACAAGTTTGATTGGGCATTGCCTGGTGATGCATGTGTGGAGGATTTGAACATGACCCAATGTATTGGTCTTACCGTCCATAGAAAAGTTCCCCTCCTTGCTGTTGCAAGTACTCCTACGTATAAGTCGGGGAAATAA